The stretch of DNA TACAGTCTTGGATGCAACAGCTACATTCGCAAACCTGTAGATTTTCAACAATTTATGACAGCCGTACAGCAATTGGGGATGTATTGGCTAATTTTGAACGAACTACCAGCTATCTAAGGACTTTGCTCATGATAAATAGACCACTGCGTGTTTTGCTCGTGGAAGACTCGGAGGACGATGCCGAGCTGTTAGCGTATGAACTAGAGTGCAGTGGTTACGAATTAATCTATGAACGAGTGGATACAGCCTCGAAAATGAACGCCGCACTCGCTCAACAGACCTGGGATATTATTATCGCTGATTATACTTTGCCTAGTTTTAGTGCCCCAGCCGCGTTGACTCTTTTGCAGGAAAGACAGCTAGATTTACCCTTCATTATTGTGTCCGGCACGATTGGTGAGGATATTGCCGTTGCGGCAATGAAAGCGGGGGCGCATGATTACTTAATGAAAGGAAAATTGGCTCGACTGGCACCCACGATAGAGCGGGAGTTACGCGAGGCTAGTGAGCGACACAAGCGACGTGAAGCTGAGCAAGCTGTGCGCCAGAATGAAGAACGTTTTCGAGCCTTAATTGAAAATGCTTTAGACATTATCACAGTTGTTAATGCTGATGGAATTATTGACTATGAAAGCCCCTCTATTGAAAGGGTTTTGGGTTATAAACCAGAGGATTTAGTCGGGAAAAATATTTTTGATTACATTCACCTTGAAGATAGAGCAAACCTCGTTCAGACCCTGAATCAGCTCGTCCAAAATTTCAACCTTGCCCTATCTATCGAGTTCCGTTTTCAGCATCAAGATGGTTCTTGGCGAATTCTTGAGGCAGTCGGAAAACATCTTCTAGAACGCAATAACAGTAGCCGCTTTGCCACCTCTAATCAAGTGGGATTGGAGAGTAGTATTATTCCTGGCAAAAGGTCGAGTATTGTACTCAATTCCCGCGACATCACAGAGCGTAAGCGAGCTGAAGAAGTTCGGAATACACTTTTAAGAGAAAGAGAACTGAGTGAAGGTAGATTCAACTTCGTTTCTATGATGTCCCATGAGTTCCGCAATCCACTCACGCGCATCCGAGTTTCGAGTGAATTACTCAAAAACTTTAAAGATAAAACGACGGAGGATCAACAAGAACGCTGTCTTAACAATCTAGAATCTGCGGCTAGAGAAATGACACAGCTATTAGAAGATATTTTAATTCTTACTAGAGCAGAAGTCGGAAAATTAACATTAAACTTAAATCGGTTTAATTTGGCGGAATTCTGCTCTAATCTGGTAGAAGAAATGCAGATTGAGGCAGGAAGTAAACATAGGCTATTATTGGCCATTCGAGGGGAGTGCAACTCGGTTTATCTGGATGAAAATCTCCTGAAACATATTCTGGTTAATTTGTTATCGAATGCGATTAAATATTCACCCGAAGGTGGCAACATCTGGTTGGAACTCTCGTATCAACATGGTAACGCCATCTTCCAAGTTCAAGATCAGGGGATTGGCATTCCGCTAGAAGATCAACAACAATTGTTTGAATCGTTTCATCGAGGGCGAAATGTCGGTAAGATTCCTGGTACAGGACTAGGACTGTCCATTGTCAAACACTTTGTGGACTTGCATGACGGGAAGATTAGTATTCAAAGTGATGTGGGAGTGGGCACGACGTTTACAGTTATACTGCCGTTGAATAGCCAGAAATCTATAGAGGGACAGCGCGACGCGAAGCAATATCACGCCCTCTAAAGGGTAAATTAGGGTGAAAAACCTGGAACTGTCTGTGTAGGGGGGAAAGAAGTGCTGTGCTGATGCCACCACCCGCTCCCGAAAGCTAATATCGGAGATAGGCCGCATAAGCGAGTTTTGATCGTAAATAAGGAAGTTGCATCAGTGAGCCAATCTATCTCTAAGTTGGTCGATAACCTACCAACCAATAGCATGACCGTTTACATGCTGCGATCGCTAGATTTTATCGTCCCCGGTGAATGGCAAAACGTAGTAGGGTTTGACAACACGATTCGTGCGGTTACGGGTGTTACGGATAGATACTTAATTGAGGAAATTGGTCAGAGGGCGATCGCACTTTACAATAACCCTTCTGAAGTTTATCAACAAACCTTATGGCTTTATCAAACCGTTGATCGGGCTGATAATGCGATCGGTGCAGCCGCACTAGCGAATAAAATTGGCGAAAAAATCAGCTTTTTGGGCTTCTTAAATCAGCTAACTCCCAAAGCCGACACCGTCCAAACCATCGATCTGTGCTTGAAACTCGTTGTCGAAGCGATCGCTTTTTGCCGACTGCATGGTATTCCTACCAATATTGACGCGTTTAAAGCATCCTTAGCTAACTATCATAATGAGTCCGTAATCCGGATGGCTGCTCTGATTGCAGTTGATGGATTAATTCCCCTTGGCCCCAACTTCATCCTAAAAGCTCAATCTGTTCTTGGGCAATTAAATACCGCTCAACTAGAAGGAAATCCAACCTATCAAAACATCAGCAGCGCAATTCCTGGCGGCACGACGGCTGGTAAATTGGGCTTTATCGGCGAAAATTTTGCCTCAGTTAAAGGCTGGATGAATAATTTTGTTATGTCTCGGAACTTAACACCCGAAAAAGTAGTCGTACACTTGCAACAGTTTATGAACGTTGCTGATAGTAAGTTAGACTATGTAGCTGCCTTCCTTGACATGTCAACTAACTATTATGAACACACGGGTACTCAGACCGTTGCCCGAAACCTGATTTTACGTGCAGCTCAAGAGACTAAGGGGAAAGTCAAAGATAAAGATAAAGACAAAGACAAAGAGAAAAAGAAAAAGGACAAGGATAAGGATAAAAAAAAGAAAAAAGATTATTAAGCGATCTTAAAATTCATCAAGCCTGATAGCCACACTTTTCTATTGTGAAAATAGTACAGTGTGAGCGAATGCGTGTTTGGTCTTTTCTTTCTTTTTTGGAGGCTTCAACGTTAATATGGCTAGTGTAAAACAAAGCTTGACTATTTCTGTATTGGTTTTGACTGTATTGACCGGAAGCCTCGTCTCTTTTTCCAAGTCTGTCATTGCTGGTGAATTTCTACTAGATGACCGCTGCCGACCCAACTCAAGATTACCAGAGTCTGATGCAGCCTTTCTCTCTTATCAATGGGAGTTTAAAGCAAATCGCCAAACCTATTGGTTTTTAGCGGCTCGCTATCAGGATGGAGCTTACCTTCTTTGTTTTTCTAAACCCAATTTTAAAGAACCTCAACCCTTGAAGGTGAGTCAACTCCAAAATCAATTTATTCGCAAAATCGTCAAAGCTCCTAACAGCAATACTGTTTTTGTGGTTACGGTAGCCGAAGGGAATGGCAGTCGCGTACCTTTGACAGAGTATCAGTTGAATTTGAGAAATCCTAACCAACCGAGTGTAACTCGGCTGCGGAGAAAATAACCCTACTTGAATCTATAAAAGTAGTAAGGTGCGTTAAATAACGCACCCTACAACTTACAACTGACCTGTTCTAAAACATAAGAGGGAGAAAGATTGGATGAGAAATTGCTCTAATTTTTGGTTAGCTCTAGCTTTTTCCGCTTCTGTGATTACTGTAGGGCTACCCGCTCAAGCCGCAAAAGTTTGCAAAGTAACAGACCCTACGGGTACTCCACTCAATGTTCGCACTCAGCCCAATGGTCGAGTCATCAATACTTTAAAAAATGGCAGAGAAGTCAATATTGAAGCCATAACCAACGATAGTAAGGGTCGCCCGTGGGCGAAGATAGGTGGTTATTACAAGGGTGAATACAGAATTTGGGGCTGGGTACTTCGAGAATTTATCAGTTGCTATGGGAGCTAACGTCCTCCTAATTCTCACTGCTAGGCATTACACCGGAGCGTTAGTGAGAACAAGGCTGTTGACAGAAGGAGCAAAGCGCGATTACCTGAAAAATCCGGAATTATTAAGGCGTCATGCGTAATTATGATGATGTCCTGGCACAAGGCGATCTGTCGGCTCAAACACTCACTGCTAAAATATTGGGTCGGAGATTCATGGCTCATTCATGTCTATTTGGGTTTGGCTATCACGAGTAACGTTACTGAGTTTGGTGGGGACTGGTGCCCTTGCCGCTTTATTATTCACAACGCCTGGTAAGAACAACAGCGATCGCGCCAAAGCTACCGATGAAGCCGCTCGCATCCAAGCGGCTGCTATCACGCCAGAGGAGATGACAGTCCTAAATTTGTCTGCTCCTATGCCACCCACGTCTATCCCTCAACCCGATTTCCCGATGGAAGCTGGAGATGGCAAAAAAGTTTCAATCCAGTCTGGGGATGGCGAAAAAGCTGCAACAAAACCTGGAGTTGACAAAAAAGTTTCCATGCAGTCTGGGAACGGTGAAAAAACTGCAACAAAACCTGGAGTTGACAAAAAAGCTTCCATCAAGTCTGGGGATGGTGAAAAAACTGCAACAAAACCTGGAGATGACAAAAAAGCTTCCATCAAGCCTGGAAATGGCAAAAAATCTGCAACAAAACCTAGGAATGGCAAAAAATCTGCAACAAAACCTAAGGGTACTCAGAAAATCCCAGTTCCTCCTTTCAATCTCCAGAAAAGCCTGATTAGTTTGTCTCCTCTGTTTGCCACCCCTACATCGTTAGGAATGGTGGCGATTGGTGTGGCAGAGGGAAATTATCGATTGGTCGTAAAAAACGGTGTCCTCTACGTGGAGCAGACACCACTTTACTTCGGACATACCGATCCGGGAAACTTATCTTGGGGCGCTGTGGTGACCAACTTCGGCCCGTGTAGCGACCAAGGGCGTAGTGGTGGAAATATGGCTTTGGCGGAGCAAATGTGCCTAGAGCGAGCGCTTAATGCACTGCCCGTTCAGTTGGTTGATTTAAACGCTGCTGGGATTAATCCAGTCGGGGACATCGAAGCCCTGCTCAACACGGCGGATTTATACAATCAGGCAAGCCCCATTCACTCCCGTTATTTTCCTCGAGCTCTAGCGATCGCACGCCGGGGCGGACTAAACGGAATTGACGCGATCGCTTGGGCAAGAACTGCATCTTTCTACCTCAACTCCAATAATGAGTTAGATATAGAAAAAGGCATAAACCAAGCATCGGGGCTGTTGGGTATCTGTGCTAGAGAGAATCGTCCGGTAACCGAATGGCAATGTGTCTATGGCGATCAGATGCGACGAGTTCAAGCAATCACGACTGTTTTAGAGAAATATCGGCGTCTCGCCCGAAAGTAACGTGATGGGGATACCTGCCTAAACCCTTATCATACGAAGTTGCGTTGCTCCTACAGAGCCGCTTCGCTAACGTACCGTACATAGTACTTTCTCTCCCTAGCCCCCCTGAACTTTAGACCTTTTGCAAAAAATATAAAGAACCCCTCCCTAACCCTCCCCTTAGAAAGGGGAGGGAACTAGAATTCACTTGCTTCCCCCCGAACTCAAGGGGGGACTGTTAGCGTCGCGAGACGCAGTCCGGGGGGTCAGATTTTGACTTTTGCAAGAGATGTTCTCTTGTCCCCCTAGTCCCCCTACTCCCCCTTGCTCTCCTTGTCTCCCTCGTCGCCCCCTGAACGTTTGTTTGAGAGCGCTCTCGATTGATAAGACAGTTCTCAAAAGACCACAGAATGTGGTCTATCTACCTGAAAACGGCTGTAAGCAAACACGCGATCGCTTTTACCAATTCCTCAGGTTCGACAGGCTTGGAGATATGCATCCCAAATCCGGCAGCTAAGGCTTGCTGTTGATTGATTTCTCCGGCATAGGCAGTAAGTGCGATCGCAGGAATCATGCCTCCCTGTTCAGGCGACCACTTTCTAATTTGCCGAATCAGGGCATAACCATCCATCTCCGGCATCCCGATATCACATAACAGCAGATCGGGAACCGATTGATTCAGGAACGTTAACGCCTGTGCAGCCGAAGCGGCTGTCGTAACTTGTGCACCAGACCCCATCAGGGTGAATGCTGCCAACTCCCGCATATCTGCATCGTCGTCCACAACCAAAACATGAACACCTGCTAAGTCTGTCGCACTTTCTGGGTGTCTGTCATCAGAAGAGGGTTCCGGCTCTACGATGTTTAATGGTAGCCGGATGGTAAATGTAGCCCCTAAATTCTGTCCTAAGCTGTCTGCTTGAACGGTTCCTCCATGCAGTTCGGTAAAATGGCGGACGATCGCCAGCCCCAATCCCAATCCGCCGAATTGCCGGGTTGTTGTGCCATCTTCTTGACGGAAGTAGTCAAACACATAAGGTAAGAACTCTGGACTGATGCCTTTTCCAGTATCTTTGACTTGAATCTGAGCATAGGTGCCAACTTGCTCTAGTTGCACCTCGATTCGTCCTCCACTTGGGGTGAACTTCACGGCATTGGAGACGAGGTTCCAAACTACCTGTTGCAGGCGATTTGTATCACCTGCAACCGTTCCTGAAATCGGATTAAATGTGGTCTGGATTTGAATGTGTTTGGCTTCAGCTGCCAGTCGTACCGTTTCCAGGGCGGCTTCAATCGTTGCCCCTAGATTCACAGGAGCGACGTTTAACGTCATTTTTCCTTGCAGAATGCGCGAGACATCCAACAAGTCCTCAATTAATTGCGCTTGCAGCTTGGCGTTGCGTTCGATCGTTTCCAGGGCTTGCTGGGTTTTTGTGGCATCTAGTCGCCCAGTTCGGAGCAATTTTGTCCAACCCAGAATCGGATTGAGGGGCGATCGCAACTCGTGGGACAACACCGCCAAGAATTCGTCTTTAATCCGGTTAGCGGCTTCTGCTTTTGCGCGATCGCGTTGAGCCACCCGGTACAACTGAGCATTGTCGATCGCCAAGGAAGCACGACGCGCCAATTCCTCTGCCAGTTGCAAATCTGCTGAGGTATACCGTCGTCCAGATTCGGCTGAGATAAAGGAAATGACCCCTAGAATTCGTGCCTGAGTTCGTAGTGGCACCGTCATTACGGATCTGAATCCAACCTGCCGCAGAATCTCTAAATGCTCTGAATCACGCGCTGCCTGTACCAACAGTTCATCGGGAATCTCCGGCACCAAATCAGATTCCCCAGTTCGCAATGTAAATGCAGCACCGCGAGGGTCATCGGGGTTTATAGGATACTTGTCTCTAATCTGATAGGCCCATTCCAGCTTGGCAGGGTCGATGTGAGCAACTGCAATCTGCTCGATCGCACCCTCCTCTTCTATCATGTGAACCGTACACCAGTCCGCTAATTCCGGCACTGTAAGCTGCGCGACTCGCTCTAGAGTCGTTTGATAATCGAGTGAGGATGCAAGCACCGCACTTGCCTCAGAGAGAAAGCGTTGGGCAAGCTCTAACCTGACGCGTTCAGTCACATCGACTACATAAATTAAAACCCCTTCTACCTGACCATTTGAGTTAACAGTCGGAAGATAGTAAACGTTGTAATAACCGGGACGGCGATCGCTGCGTCCGGGAACATTCACCGCAAAGTTGGGTGAGATGAAAGGATTGCCTGTGGCGTAAATCTGATGAAAGACTTCGACTAATTTGGGATCGGATTGACCAAAAAGTTCTGGAATGGAATGTCCTAAGTGTTGTTTTCGGGTTAATCCATTAATTTCTGCTAATGCTTCGTTGATGGCAATAAATCGCTGCTTTTCATCTAACAGGGCAAGTCCAACCGGAGACGTGTCAAAAATAGTTGCCAGTTGGTGCTGTGCGGCTTCTGCCTGAGAACGGGCAATGCGTTCGCGCTCTAGTAGTTGTTCTCGTTCCTGTTCGGCTTGCTTGCGCTCTGTGATCTCAATGACAACTCCGATCGAGTGCTTGGCCTTTCCCTGAGAATCATAAGTAAACTGTCCTCTCACTTCGACCCAGTGAATGGAGCCATCTGACCAACGCAGACGATATTCATCGTGAAACTCCTTCTTGTCAGCTAAGGCTTGCTGAAGCTTTGCCTCAACTTCTGCTAAGTCATCGGGATGAACCCGACTTGCCCAAATCTCATAGCTGGGTTCACACTCATTGGGTTGCAGACCCAAGACGGTGAAGTGTCCTTCTGACCAAAGCGATGCATGGGTCTGCATATCCCAGTCCCAAGTTCCCATACGTCCGACCTTCAGCGCGAGTTTCAGGTGAGCTTCACTTTCTCGCAATTCCTCTTCTGAGCGCGATCGCTCTACGGCTAGCCAAGTTTTTTGAGCAATTCGCTCCATCAGCACCACATCGTCCTCCGTCCAGTGGCGAACAGAGACATGGTGCAACACCAACAATGCAACAAATCGCCCTTCTTTCACCAAGGGAACACATAGGAGAGATTTGGTTTGAATTGCGTCAAAGGTAGCAGCCCCCGATCCGGCAGTCCGAGGATCGCGATCGACATCGTCCACGGCGATTGTTCTGCCTTGCTTTAATTCAGCAATCAGTTCATGACCAAACGAATCCATGTGATGGCTACCGACGATGCTGATTACACCATTGCAATAGTCGTGATCGACGATAACGTATTCCTGAGTAGAATCAATTTCGCCGTAGGTACAGCGAGTGACATCAAAGTGTCGCCCTGTGGCACAAACCACCTGCCACATAATTTCTTTAGGGTCTTGAATGGCACGAATCGCGTCATTCAATTCGATTAGGAATTGCTGAATTTCTTCTTTCTGCTGGAGGTTCTTGAGTAGTTGTTCAATTTGTTGCCTTGCCCGCACCTGGGCTGTCACTTCAATGTTATAAATCAACACGCCCTGAATGGTTCCTTCGGCATCCCGCCAAGCCGGACAGATGCAGTTGAAAAATCCCTCTTCCAACACACCATCGCCGTTCCGATCCCAGTAAGCAGGCGACTCATTCCGAATAAATGTTTCTCCCGTCCGGTAAACGCGCTCAATGACATCAAAGTAAATTTGCCCCTCTAGCTCCGGGAAAACCTCCCGCATTGATTTCCCGATCATGTCTGGAGTGCGTCCAGTCCCTTGCAGATAGGTGGGATTGGCAAATTCATACACAAGATCGGGACCTTTCACAATGCCAATCATCGCAGGGAACTGCATCAGGATGTCATACAACCGCTTGCGTTCGCTTTCTGCTTCGAGTCGGGCAGTTTGTTCTCGTTTTAAAAGGCGATCGCGTTCTGCTTCGATCTGTTTGCGTTCTGTAATATCAACCGAAACGCCAATCATGCGAACTCCTTGCCCCGTCTCATCCCGATAGACTTGCCCCTGACTGTTGAGCCAGCGCACAACGCCGTCTGGACAAATTACCCGATACTCCGGTGCGTAGGGCTGTTCTCCAGCTATTGCCCCTACCGTCGCTTGGAGCACCTGTTGTCGATCGTCTGGATGAATGAGCGCAACAAACTCTTCTCCCGTCCCTTCATGAAGACCCCAAACGTCTAGAGCATTAGCAGAACACACCACTCGATTGCTCTGCAAATCCATATCCCAGACAACCATCTGAGCCGCTGTCAGTGCCAATCGTAAGCGTTCTTCGCTCTCTCGTAATGCCTGTTCAACTTGTTTGTAATCGGTCACATCACGCGCAATACTCAGTACTGTTTCCACGGAGCCATCACTGGCAAATTCAGGTACGAGACGCGACTGATACCATCGAATACCATTGAGAGTCGGAAACTTAAATTCAATCGTTTGTTCTTGTCCGGTTTCAAAGACTTGCTGCAAACTGTCATGCAAAATGCGATACATGTCTTCTGGCATTCCTAGCTCGGCATTAGTCCTGCCAAGAAATTGCTCTGATGGAATACCTGTTGCCAGTTCTATAGAAGGGCTGACATAAAGGTGACGAAATTCTGAATCAATTCGGCTAATAATGTCTGGGGCATTTTCAGCCACCATTTTGAACTGTTGCTCTCGCTGCCGCAGTTGGCGTTCCAAGCGTTTGCGCTCCGTTAAGTCGATTAAGAAGCCTACACCTAAATTGTTGGGTCCTCCTAAATAGGCAGTCCCAATTAAAACGGGAACCCGGCGACCATCTTTACGAATGTATTCTTTCTCAAACGGCGCATGGCGACCAACTTGTTTCATCTGTGCCATTGCTTGCTCGTCTAAATGCCGAAACTCCGGTGGAGTAATCTCTAGGAAGTTTACCTCTCCCGATAAAACTTCTTCTCGCGTGTAGCCTAAAGTTGCTAACCAAGCGTCGTTGACTTCCAGAATATTGCCTTGAAAGTCGCCAATAATAATGCCAATGAGATTTGCCTCCAATAATCCTCGTAGCCGCGATTCACTCTCGCGTAAGGCTTGCTCTACACGTTGGCGTTCGCGTAGCGCAGCTTGCTGTTCGCTCACGTCTTGGAAGACAACAACGGCTGCAACAATCTGCCCCTGCTTATCTAAAATTGGTGCTGAGTTGACGTTAATGAAAATGCGGCTACCATCATTTCGATGAATTTCTATCTCTTCGTTGGTAACGACTTCACCTGTTTTTAGCGATCGCACCAATGGATACTCATGAGGCGAATAGAGTTGACCATCTAAGTGAAAGATTTCACTTGGAATAATGGGTGCATAGTCCTCAATCTCCAGCAATTGTTCATAGCCATACCCAACAATTTGCTTGGTTTGTTCGTTCGCCAGAACTAATTTATTGGATGCTGCATCGGCAATCATGACTCCAGCAGGCATTTGTCGCAAAACGGCTTCAAATCGGGCGCGTTCAATTTCCAGCTCGTGCAACAATTGTTCTCGTTCTGCCTCCCCTTGCTTGCGCTCCGTCACATCCCGAAAATAAACGGCTACCCCTGCTGTAGAGGGATAGGCATTCACCTCTAACCAATACTGGATAGGTTCCTCAAATTCTTCCCAGGAAACAGGAACCTGTTCCATCACTGCCCGATGTAGTTCCCGATAAGCAATTCTACCGACCAGATCGGGAAAAACCTCATTCCAAACGTGTTTTCCCAGTAACTCTTCTGGCGTTTTGTGCAGGATTTTAGCCGCCGCCCGATTCACGTAGGTGTAACGCCAGTCGCGATCGAAGGCGACAAACGCATCCGTAATGCTTTCAAGAATCGTTGCCACCTTGTGTTCAGTTTCTTGGGCAGCGAGCAACTGTTCGCCTTCAAGAGTGCGGGCAAAGCGTTCAATGACTTCAGAGCGAGAGATTCCTCGTTTATGAGCCTCTTGATCGAGTGATCGCCATGCTGTATTGGTCAGAGATACGCTAACTCGTTGTTTTGTCTCCGAGTTCCAATTGTTAACAAACTTGCCTGTGGCGTCGCGCTTCATGAAGAGCCATCCGTATACATACACGGTCTTCTCCATTCAAACTGACTTACTCTCTGAGGAGAATCCGCCTGAAGACTGATGCTTTGCATTTTGAGCTGAGGAATAAACCTTAGAGAGTTGCTTCGGATTCAATTATGTGCATTTTGATTACACGCGATAGCTGGTAAATTCAAGACGAATTCTTTCTGACCTATTTTTATTATTAAATAACACCAACTAAAATCGCTCATAAATTTTACCCAATCGAATTAATTATAAAACCAGTATTTCTACTGAACCATAAAATCAGGGTTTTTACGGATGCAGAGGAGTTGCACCTTAAGAGTATATTGAGCACAGAGAAATACGTTTTTCGTAAGACAAACGTATGATGAGGCGTATGACACTCGCCTAAAAATTTTTCAAGCCATCAAGGCGAAAGCCTTAATAGTTGACAGCACTTACTGAAAGACTGTGATGACAGCATTTTTAACTCAGTTATCGACCTTATCTCAGCAGCAATCATACCGGAAAACTGAAAATATCAAAAGTTTAGAAACTCTGATAGCGCCACTTTCTTTAAAAGAATTTTTTAAAAAATACTGGAAAAGAAAAGCGGCTATCATTGCTGATGACAATCCTCAAAAGTTTCGCCAGCTATTGCATTGGGAGCAATTGCAAAACCTATTAATTGAATGTCCGGAAAATCAAATGAAGTGTTTTGATAATGGGCCTCCAATTCCAGGAGAAAAGGCCAACCTGCTACAAAGATGGCATCAAGGTCAAACTCTTCATATCGAAAGAATTGAAAAATTAGTGCCAGCTTTAGAACAGTTGTCTGGGCAGATTGCGGAAGACCTAAAAGCTTCGACAAAGATGTATGCGTTCTGCTCGCATCCCAATCGTCCTGGCGCTCACTTACACTACGATCGCTTTGATGTTTTCGTTTTGCAAATTCAAGGCTATAAAAAGTGGCAAGTCCAGTTGAATCGTGGAAGAAAACCGTATTTGGAGCGCGTGTTAAAGCCAGGAGACTTATTATATTTGCCAAGGGGACATTGGCATCAAGCGGTTGCCTCTCAAGAACAGTCGTTACATTTAACCTTGGGAATTTCGTTCAATAATTTTAATGATAGTCCCCTCGAAGAATCAACGTTCTCTCCATTCCTACTCAAACTCAAAAATAAAATATTTAAAAGGTTTTGACTGTGAATAAGTCTTACAGTTAAGGTTCGGTCTGAGAGAATTGCACTCTACGGCAATTCTACCGACGTAGGTTTGGCAATATGAGGCAAACCCCAACCTAGCTTTTCGCGTAAAATTCGGAAAAACTCCGGAGATTGTAAACGGATGAATCGAGCTGAAAATTGCGATCGCTCAACCTTGACGCTATCATCCGGCAACACGTAACACCCGGCATTGCCATCCACCACTAAAATTAGCTGATTGGGCGCTGCCGGAAAAATCGTCACCGGTTCACTATCCGCAAATACCAGTGCCCTAGACGCCAACGAGTGAGGACAAATGGGCACCAATTGCAACACCGGTACTCCTGGTGTCACCACCGCGCCCCCAGCACTGAGCGCATAAGCCGTCGAGCCAGTTGGCGTGGAGAGAATCACACCATCTGCCGCAATATCCACCAATGCATGATGCCCAATTTGAATCTCAAAATGGCACATACAGGTTAACGGCTCCCGATGGAGTACCAGCTCATTCAAGCACAGCGCTTCCCACCAAATCGCTTCCTTGCGAACAACCTGAACTGCCAGCATCGTCCGCTCTTCAATCTCATACTCTCCCGCTAGCAACTTTTCCAACACACGGGGCAACTCGTTCACATAAGCCTCAGTTAAGAAGCCCATGTGACCCGTATTGATGGTGAGCAACGGGATACCATAGGGCGCTACCTGGCGAAACGCAGCTAAAACTGTACCATCTCCTCCCAATGCGATCGCAAAGGTCATCTTTTCATCAAAACCAGGAGGTGCCAACTTATCGATCGGTGTATGACAAATCGGCGAGTCAGGGCGAGAATAACCCAGAATTCCTCCGACTCCTGTAGCCATATAAACGTCCCAACCCGCCGCACTCAACTTGTCTTGCAACTCTACGGCAAGGCGACAAGCTGCGGGTTTGAGATCGTTATAAATGATGCCTGCTTTGGGTATGCTCACCAGTCTGCGTAGGGGTCAAGTAAACTGAACTAGCGCTTTGGTGTGACCTTAAACAAGGATTTCCCTGGCAATACTTTACCAGCGGTTCACTACGAGAGCGACTACGTAAAGAGGCACGGAGTAGAGAGTAGTAGCACTCAACCATCACTCCTATGCCTTTTTCAGGGAATGCCTTGAGGAAGGAATCCAGTATTTTTGCTTATCAACTTATTTTATCTTGATATATGATAATCGCCTTTTCTGTGTCGAAACATCCTTTACTGAGTTTTAAAGGGAGTTTTCTTCTTCTTTTTCGCTTTGTCTTTCTCGAATTCGATCTCCTTGAGCTTTTTCATGATTCGGCTGAAGTAGTCTTTTAGGTAAGCTTCTAAGGTTGTCGTTTCTTTAGGGTCTAGACCCAATACTTCGTAAACTTCATCCATTGGAGCATCCAGGGGTTTCCCGTTTGCCAACACTTCGGTAAAGGCTAAGCGATCCGATACATTC from Microcoleus sp. AS-A8 encodes:
- a CDS encoding PAS domain S-box protein, with product MKRDATGKFVNNWNSETKQRVSVSLTNTAWRSLDQEAHKRGISRSEVIERFARTLEGEQLLAAQETEHKVATILESITDAFVAFDRDWRYTYVNRAAAKILHKTPEELLGKHVWNEVFPDLVGRIAYRELHRAVMEQVPVSWEEFEEPIQYWLEVNAYPSTAGVAVYFRDVTERKQGEAEREQLLHELEIERARFEAVLRQMPAGVMIADAASNKLVLANEQTKQIVGYGYEQLLEIEDYAPIIPSEIFHLDGQLYSPHEYPLVRSLKTGEVVTNEEIEIHRNDGSRIFINVNSAPILDKQGQIVAAVVVFQDVSEQQAALRERQRVEQALRESESRLRGLLEANLIGIIIGDFQGNILEVNDAWLATLGYTREEVLSGEVNFLEITPPEFRHLDEQAMAQMKQVGRHAPFEKEYIRKDGRRVPVLIGTAYLGGPNNLGVGFLIDLTERKRLERQLRQREQQFKMVAENAPDIISRIDSEFRHLYVSPSIELATGIPSEQFLGRTNAELGMPEDMYRILHDSLQQVFETGQEQTIEFKFPTLNGIRWYQSRLVPEFASDGSVETVLSIARDVTDYKQVEQALRESEERLRLALTAAQMVVWDMDLQSNRVVCSANALDVWGLHEGTGEEFVALIHPDDRQQVLQATVGAIAGEQPYAPEYRVICPDGVVRWLNSQGQVYRDETGQGVRMIGVSVDITERKQIEAERDRLLKREQTARLEAESERKRLYDILMQFPAMIGIVKGPDLVYEFANPTYLQGTGRTPDMIGKSMREVFPELEGQIYFDVIERVYRTGETFIRNESPAYWDRNGDGVLEEGFFNCICPAWRDAEGTIQGVLIYNIEVTAQVRARQQIEQLLKNLQQKEEIQQFLIELNDAIRAIQDPKEIMWQVVCATGRHFDVTRCTYGEIDSTQEYVIVDHDYCNGVISIVGSHHMDSFGHELIAELKQGRTIAVDDVDRDPRTAGSGAATFDAIQTKSLLCVPLVKEGRFVALLVLHHVSVRHWTEDDVVLMERIAQKTWLAVERSRSEEELRESEAHLKLALKVGRMGTWDWDMQTHASLWSEGHFTVLGLQPNECEPSYEIWASRVHPDDLAEVEAKLQQALADKKEFHDEYRLRWSDGSIHWVEVRGQFTYDSQGKAKHSIGVVIEITERKQAEQEREQLLERERIARSQAEAAQHQLATIFDTSPVGLALLDEKQRFIAINEALAEINGLTRKQHLGHSIPELFGQSDPKLVEVFHQIYATGNPFISPNFAVNVPGRSDRRPGYYNVYYLPTVNSNGQVEGVLIYVVDVTERVRLELAQRFLSEASAVLASSLDYQTTLERVAQLTVPELADWCTVHMIEEEGAIEQIAVAHIDPAKLEWAYQIRDKYPINPDDPRGAAFTLRTGESDLVPEIPDELLVQAARDSEHLEILRQVGFRSVMTVPLRTQARILGVISFISAESGRRYTSADLQLAEELARRASLAIDNAQLYRVAQRDRAKAEAANRIKDEFLAVLSHELRSPLNPILGWTKLLRTGRLDATKTQQALETIERNAKLQAQLIEDLLDVSRILQGKMTLNVAPVNLGATIEAALETVRLAAEAKHIQIQTTFNPISGTVAGDTNRLQQVVWNLVSNAVKFTPSGGRIEVQLEQVGTYAQIQVKDTGKGISPEFLPYVFDYFRQEDGTTTRQFGGLGLGLAIVRHFTELHGGTVQADSLGQNLGATFTIRLPLNIVEPEPSSDDRHPESATDLAGVHVLVVDDDADMRELAAFTLMGSGAQVTTAASAAQALTFLNQSVPDLLLCDIGMPEMDGYALIRQIRKWSPEQGGMIPAIALTAYAGEINQQQALAAGFGMHISKPVEPEELVKAIACLLTAVFR
- a CDS encoding cupin domain-containing protein, whose amino-acid sequence is MTAFLTQLSTLSQQQSYRKTENIKSLETLIAPLSLKEFFKKYWKRKAAIIADDNPQKFRQLLHWEQLQNLLIECPENQMKCFDNGPPIPGEKANLLQRWHQGQTLHIERIEKLVPALEQLSGQIAEDLKASTKMYAFCSHPNRPGAHLHYDRFDVFVLQIQGYKKWQVQLNRGRKPYLERVLKPGDLLYLPRGHWHQAVASQEQSLHLTLGISFNNFNDSPLEESTFSPFLLKLKNKIFKRF